The bacterium nucleotide sequence CTGGACGACACCCCGGGTGAATGGATTCGACCAATGGGACCGCTTCACCACCACATCCGCCTGGGGCATGTGGGCCACCAGGAGCACGTAGTCGATCAGGGTCGGGTGATTGGCGATCACCAGGCTCGGGCCTTCCGCCGGCAAGCGTTCCGGCTGGCGCAGATCGACCGCAATCACACCGACGCCCTGCATGAAGCCCGCGAAGAAGCGGAACGAGCGGTGGATCAACTGCTGCATGCGACGTTCGCGCTGCAGCCGACCGCCTGGAAGGACCGAGAGAACCGGATAGGCAACCAGGCCCAGGAACAGCGAACCCACCCCGAAGAGGGCGAACGAGGCGCCAGTCCCAAGGATGCGCAGCCAGCGATCGACTGATTTGGCCAACGGCTCCAACCCGTGTGGGCCGTGATGCGGGCCCGGCCAGGCAGTGTACCGGATCTGACCTGTGGAAGGCTTCGCCAGATCGTGTCGGCCGACCCCGTGGGGGCCGACTAGGCGGCGGCGCGGTCCATGCCGGCCTGGCGGCGCTTTTCTTCCTCGATGGCCTGGTCGATGTCGCTACTCGTGCCGCCCTCGAACTGGAGAATCCCGAGATCGGCAAAGCGGGCGCGCTGACGGTCGGAGAGGAGACCCAGGCTCTTCACGTTGGGGACGATCTTCTTGAAAAGGCGTCTTCGGTATTCCTTGGCGAAGGGCGAATCCATGCTCGCCGCGACGCACTCCTCGACCGGCAGGCCCATGGCCTCCCACACCTCGTGGTTGAGGATGCGGACGCGCGCGGCGATTTCTCCATGCGGGCCCTCGGCCATCAGTTGCGGGTCGACCCGATGGCCATCTACCGGCACTTCCGGGATAAAGACGCCCTGCTCGACGCCATGGTCGATGCG carries:
- a CDS encoding 1-acyl-sn-glycerol-3-phosphate acyltransferase, whose amino-acid sequence is MAKSVDRWLRILGTGASFALFGVGSLFLGLVAYPVLSVLPGGRLQRERRMQQLIHRSFRFFAGFMQGVGVIAVDLRQPERLPAEGPSLVIANHPTLIDYVLLVAHMPQADVVVKRSHWSNPFTRGVVQGAGYVPNDTGEATLEACLERLRAGRIVLLFPEGTRAPRGGLGPFQRGAAHVALAAGISALPVAITCRPPGLMRGQPWYDVPESPMQFTLDVGEPIPTLAEAGGRGRASRHLTAAYREHFAKELGLADG